A part of Chloroflexota bacterium genomic DNA contains:
- a CDS encoding M23 family metallopeptidase, with product MTKNRKSIFMILSVGILLGVLQSFLWDTRQNIGKALAQVLPTVTTGPTPSPIPHASSWRLPFSGPMLISNGPGEGEHTGAVSGEAIDYTSPNGSFDILAPADGIIWDYYNVTNENDPNANLGFGRVLVLKHPSTNTFSFFAHLRNDVAVDTTHLGTTTVVQGELIAHAGNTGNSTGIHLHFEARTGYISGLPNLGSLISGAAIPIRQLIGNWWNPWYAPLAANATLMHDATLQSGGAQYPENSTPPALMPVPGNTSTPGPRHLSGNDSPLGFSSSYASNITSTQFTLHRGAAPDAPGGTTNAIFQAQEYQSSQGWTVLTTAPDSPTYTRSLSPGNQCGSNSQYCYAVRVAPAGGQFTANPRYALVSSKFKLSKPNYQPTKCRSQATNASTTRSFPIMMAEARDTWRRSL from the coding sequence TTGCAAAGTTTTCTTTGGGATACGAGGCAAAATATAGGAAAGGCGTTGGCGCAGGTGTTGCCAACTGTAACTACTGGGCCTACACCAAGCCCAATTCCTCATGCAAGTTCTTGGCGTTTACCTTTTAGTGGCCCTATGCTGATTAGCAATGGCCCTGGAGAAGGAGAGCATACTGGGGCTGTTTCTGGAGAAGCTATTGATTACACTTCACCCAATGGTTCTTTTGATATTTTAGCACCAGCAGACGGAATTATATGGGATTACTACAATGTGACGAATGAGAATGATCCGAATGCTAATTTGGGATTCGGAAGGGTTTTAGTTCTGAAACATCCATCGACGAACACTTTTAGCTTTTTCGCGCATTTGCGCAATGATGTGGCAGTGGATACTACACATCTTGGGACAACTACTGTCGTGCAGGGGGAGCTCATTGCTCATGCAGGTAATACTGGAAATTCAACTGGAATACATCTTCATTTCGAAGCACGAACAGGTTACATCAGCGGGCTTCCTAACCTTGGCAGTTTAATCAGTGGCGCTGCTATTCCGATACGTCAACTTATAGGCAACTGGTGGAACCCTTGGTATGCCCCGCTTGCTGCTAATGCTACTCTCATGCATGACGCAACTCTCCAAAGCGGTGGGGCCCAGTACCCTGAGAATAGTACACCGCCAGCGCTCATGCCTGTGCCAGGTAATACTTCAACCCCAGGCCCACGCCACTTGTCTGGGAATGATTCGCCGCTAGGTTTCTCTTCATCCTATGCTTCGAATATTACTAGCACTCAATTCACTCTACACAGAGGAGCCGCGCCGGATGCGCCTGGCGGGACGACCAATGCCATTTTCCAAGCTCAAGAGTATCAATCAAGTCAAGGGTGGACTGTCTTAACTACTGCGCCTGACTCGCCAACTTATACCCGTTCTCTCAGTCCAGGTAATCAATGTGGCTCGAACAGCCAGTATTGTTATGCCGTTCGAGTAGCTCCAGCGGGCGGTCAATTCACCGCCAACCCCCGTTATGCTCTCGTTTCGAGCAAATTTAAGTTGTCAAAACCGAATTATCAGCCAACGAAGTGTAGATCGCAGGCGACAAACGCAAGCACGACAAGATCGTTTCCAATAATGATGGCAGAGGCGCGAGATACTTGGAGACGTTCCCTT